The proteins below come from a single Papaver somniferum cultivar HN1 chromosome 11, ASM357369v1, whole genome shotgun sequence genomic window:
- the LOC113324332 gene encoding uncharacterized protein LOC113324332 produces MENWSAPGPEGFQEGFYKSQWNIVGVDVDDYMPIGICITSYKIISKLIVQRLKPLMEKIISPYQAAYVYGRLISDNNVIAQEIIHCMKKKRGQIGWMDLKLDMSKAFDRLGHLSNSQQNNSIKGIKVAAGSPAINHLLFADDCLIFTQANITSANNRLDILHNFSTQSGQVINFDKSSIYFSKKTNPEMVDSITHLMGVKPMSSKERYLGSPLLFGHSKQEAFKAIEDNFLSRYSTWSYTSLTQAGRSTMIKHVLNSVPIYQMGTFKLPAQLINKLITIQRRFFWGHNSKWGSNPIA; encoded by the exons ATGGAAAACTGGAGTGCTCCAGGCCCAGAAGGTTTTCAGGAAGGATTCTACAAGAGCCAGTGGAACATTGTTGGAGTTGATGTAGATG ATTACATGCCAATTGGGATTTGTATTACTTCTTACAAGATAATATCAAAGCTTATTGTTCAAAGACTTAAGCCTTTAATGGAGAAAATTATCTCTCCTTATCAAGCAGCATATGTCTATGGAAGGCTTATAAGTGACAATAATGTCATTGCTCAAGAGATAATACATTgtatgaaaaagaaaagaggacAAATAGGATGGATGGATTTAAAGTTGGACATGTCTAAAGCCTTTGATAGACTTGG ACATCTCTCAAATTCACAGCAGAATAACTCCATTAAAGGTATTAAAGTGGCTGCTGGTTCTCCAGCCATTAATCAtttgctttttgcagatgactgcttgaTTTTCACTCAAGCAAATATCACTTCAGCTAACAATCGTTTGGATATTCTTCACAACTTCAGCACCCAATCAGGTCAAGTCATAAATTTTGATAAGTCTTCCATATATTTTAGCAAGAAAACTAATCCTGAAATGGTTGATTCAATCACACATCTAATGGGTGTCAAACCTATGAGTTCTAAGGAAAGATATCTTGGTTCTCCATTGCTTTTTGGTCATTCAAAGCAAGAGGCCTTTAAGGCTATTGAAGACAATTTCTTGAGCAGATACTCCACTTGGTCTTATACATCTCTTACTCAAGCTGGTAGGTCTACCATGATAAAACATGTCCTCAACTCAGTACCAATTTATCAAATGGGCACTTTCAAATTGCCTGCACAGCTCATCAACAAGTTAATCACTATTCAAAGAAGATTCTTCTGGGGACATAATTCAAAATGGGGATCCAATCCAATAGCTTGA